A DNA window from Micromonospora sp. NBC_01739 contains the following coding sequences:
- the rimP gene encoding ribosome maturation factor RimP translates to MTQRGRATRTTGRPRGGGPAPRGGQGPRGDLAARRERLRAVIAPVVDGAGYDLEDLSVSRAGRRHVVRVIVDADGGINLDAVAEISRAVSAALDAAEETGGDIVAGEYQLEVSSPGVDRPLTLPRHWRRNIGRLVRVTVRGAGESSDRQVTGRVVAADEESVELEVDGEGASWPYADLGPGRVQIEFSRLDELPDSEDVDDDDDDDDDVEDEER, encoded by the coding sequence ATGACGCAGCGTGGCCGTGCCACCAGAACGACGGGACGACCCCGTGGCGGCGGCCCGGCTCCGCGAGGCGGCCAGGGTCCCCGAGGAGACCTCGCCGCCCGTCGGGAGCGACTGCGTGCGGTGATCGCACCGGTCGTCGACGGCGCCGGCTACGACCTGGAGGACCTGTCCGTGTCCCGGGCCGGTCGACGACACGTGGTTCGGGTGATCGTCGACGCGGACGGCGGGATCAACCTGGACGCGGTGGCGGAGATCTCCCGGGCGGTCTCGGCGGCGCTGGACGCGGCCGAGGAGACCGGCGGTGACATCGTCGCCGGGGAGTACCAGCTTGAGGTCAGCTCACCGGGGGTGGACCGGCCGTTGACCCTGCCCCGGCACTGGCGGCGCAACATCGGCCGGTTGGTCCGGGTGACCGTCCGAGGGGCGGGGGAATCCAGCGACCGGCAGGTCACCGGCCGGGTGGTGGCCGCGGACGAGGAGTCCGTGGAGTTGGAGGTCGACGGCGAGGGGGCCTCGTGGCCGTACGCCGACCTCGGCCCGGGGCGGGTGCAGATCGAGTTCAGCCGCCTGGACGAACTGCCCGATTCAGAAGACGTCGACGACGATGACGATGACGATGACGATGTGGAGGACGAGGAGAGGTGA
- the nusA gene encoding transcription termination factor NusA: MNIDLAALRALEREREIPFDTILAAIETALLTAYRHTEGAQSHARVEIDRKSGAALVYAQEMDPEGGVAREWDDTPHDFGRIAAMTAKQVILQRLREATDEVHFGEYVGRDGDLVTGVVQAHEARAEKGIVTVDLGKLEGVLPQSEQVPGERYAHGERIRCVVVHVSKGMRGPQITLSRTHPNLVKKLFALEVPEIADGTVEISAIAREAGHRTKIAVRSAVSGVNAKGACIGPMGQRVRAVMSELHGEKIDIIDWSEDPATFVGNALSPAKALRVEVVDLANRAARVTVPDFQLSLAIGREGQNARLAARLTGWRIDIRSDAEQSGSAGRPGADQVREPGGAVSGS; the protein is encoded by the coding sequence GTGAATATCGACCTCGCGGCGCTGCGCGCACTCGAGCGCGAGCGGGAGATCCCGTTCGACACGATCCTCGCGGCGATCGAGACCGCACTGCTGACCGCGTACCGGCACACCGAGGGTGCCCAGTCGCACGCTCGGGTGGAGATCGACCGCAAGAGCGGCGCGGCCCTGGTCTACGCCCAGGAGATGGACCCGGAGGGTGGCGTCGCCCGGGAGTGGGACGACACCCCGCACGACTTCGGTCGGATCGCCGCCATGACCGCCAAGCAGGTGATCCTCCAGCGGTTGCGGGAGGCCACCGACGAGGTGCACTTCGGTGAGTACGTCGGCCGTGACGGCGACCTGGTGACCGGGGTGGTCCAGGCGCACGAGGCGCGGGCCGAGAAGGGCATCGTCACGGTCGACCTGGGCAAGCTGGAAGGTGTCCTGCCGCAGTCGGAGCAGGTGCCCGGGGAGCGGTACGCCCACGGCGAGCGGATCCGGTGCGTGGTGGTGCACGTGTCCAAGGGGATGCGCGGCCCGCAGATCACCCTGTCGCGTACCCATCCGAACCTGGTGAAGAAGCTGTTCGCCCTGGAGGTGCCGGAGATCGCCGACGGCACGGTGGAGATCAGCGCGATCGCCCGTGAGGCAGGTCACCGTACGAAGATCGCGGTGCGTTCCGCCGTGTCCGGTGTCAACGCCAAGGGCGCCTGCATCGGCCCGATGGGCCAGCGGGTCCGGGCGGTGATGAGCGAGCTGCACGGCGAGAAGATCGACATCATCGACTGGTCGGAGGATCCGGCCACCTTCGTCGGCAACGCCCTCTCCCCGGCCAAGGCCCTGCGGGTGGAGGTGGTCGACCTGGCGAACCGGGCGGCCCGGGTCACCGTTCCGGATTTCCAGTTGTCGCTCGCCATCGGGCGGGAAGGGCAGAACGCCCGGCTTGCTGCCCGCTTGACCGGATGGCGGATCGACATCCGGTCCGACGCCGAGCAGAGTGGCTCTGCCGGCCGCCCCGGAGCCGATCAGGTCCGGGAACCGGGCGGCGCGGTCTCGGGCAGCTAG
- the infB gene encoding translation initiation factor IF-2, with product MAGKARVHELAKELGVESKTVLAKLKEMGEFVKSASSTVEAPVARRLRSAFVASGGAGAPTAAPSAAPAPAAPTPSSPTPGEPRITAKPTPPRRPAAPGPKPKAPVPGPPPAAAPVAKPASAHDIEVAAAEARAAALKAEQEAAVKAAQAARQQQRDNVRREPPAEGGARPGPRPGPSNMPPRPGSPAAGRTGGPTPGPGGRQGRPPARGAGNNPFGIQGSQQQRPPAAGAGGPRPSPSSMPPRPSPASMPPRPSPASMPSQRPGRPGGPGAGRPGGGGGAGRPGGGGGAGGGYRGGPGGGGGAGGGGYRGGPGGGGGGGGYRGGPGGGAGAGGGFRPGAPAGGGGRPGGGGRGRGGGAAGAFGRPGGKPTRGRKSKKQRRQEFDNLSAPTMSSGAPRGQGQTVRLSRGASLSDFADKINANPGSLVQEMFNLGEMVTATQSCSDDTLLLLGEHLGFNVQIVSPEDEDRELLAQFNIDLDAEVAEDRLVSRAPVVTVMGHVDHGKTKLLDAIRKANVVAGEAGGITQHIGAYQVHVPHEGEDRAVTFIDTPGHEAFTAMRARGAQVTDIVILVVAADDGVMPQTIEALNHAKAAEVPIVVAVNKVDKPEANPDKVRQQLTEYGLVAEEYGGDTMFVNVAAKPGIGIEELLEAVLLTADASLELTAPIDGPAQGVAIEAHLDKGRGAVATVLVQKGTLRAGDSIVAGGAHGRVRAMLDENGNQLTEAGPARPVMVLGLTAVPGAGDTFLAAADDRTVRQIAEQRQARRRAASFANSRGRATLETLMEQLKEGEKTSLNLILKGDVSGSVEALEDALFNLDIPEEVQLKVLDRGVGAITESNVMLASASSEPVTIIGFNVRASNKVREMADREGVEIRYYTVIYQAIEEIEAALKGLLKPEYEEVELGTAEIRDVFRSSKIGNISGCIVRSGVIRRNAKARLLRDGAVVADNLTISSLKRFKDDATEVREGFECGLTLGGYNNVQVGDVIETFEMREKVRA from the coding sequence GTGGCAGGTAAGGCCCGCGTACACGAGCTTGCAAAAGAGCTCGGGGTCGAAAGCAAGACCGTTCTCGCCAAGTTGAAGGAAATGGGCGAGTTCGTGAAGTCCGCGTCGAGCACCGTCGAGGCGCCGGTCGCCCGGCGGCTGCGCAGCGCCTTCGTCGCCTCCGGCGGCGCCGGCGCTCCGACGGCTGCGCCGTCGGCCGCGCCAGCTCCGGCGGCACCGACCCCGTCCTCGCCGACCCCCGGCGAGCCCCGGATCACCGCCAAGCCGACGCCGCCGCGGCGTCCGGCGGCGCCCGGGCCCAAGCCGAAGGCCCCGGTGCCCGGTCCGCCGCCCGCGGCGGCCCCGGTCGCCAAGCCGGCGAGTGCTCATGACATCGAGGTGGCCGCCGCGGAGGCGCGCGCGGCCGCGCTGAAGGCGGAGCAGGAGGCTGCGGTCAAGGCCGCCCAGGCCGCCCGCCAGCAGCAGCGCGACAACGTCCGCCGGGAGCCCCCGGCGGAAGGGGGCGCCCGTCCGGGTCCCCGTCCCGGCCCCAGCAACATGCCGCCGCGTCCGGGTTCCCCGGCCGCCGGTCGCACTGGCGGCCCGACCCCCGGCCCGGGTGGCCGGCAGGGCCGTCCGCCGGCGCGGGGTGCCGGTAACAACCCCTTCGGCATCCAGGGCAGCCAGCAGCAGCGTCCGCCGGCCGCCGGTGCCGGTGGACCTCGTCCCAGCCCGTCCTCGATGCCGCCGCGGCCGAGCCCGGCCTCCATGCCGCCTCGGCCCAGCCCGGCCTCCATGCCGAGCCAGCGGCCCGGTCGTCCGGGTGGTCCCGGTGCCGGTCGTCCCGGTGGTGGCGGCGGTGCCGGTCGTCCCGGTGGTGGCGGCGGTGCCGGTGGCGGCTACCGCGGCGGTCCCGGTGGTGGCGGCGGTGCCGGTGGCGGTGGCTACCGCGGTGGCCCCGGTGGTGGCGGCGGTGGCGGTGGCTACCGTGGCGGCCCCGGCGGTGGTGCCGGTGCCGGTGGCGGTTTCCGCCCGGGTGCGCCGGCCGGTGGCGGTGGGCGTCCGGGTGGCGGCGGCCGTGGCCGTGGCGGCGGCGCCGCCGGTGCCTTCGGGCGTCCGGGTGGCAAGCCGACCCGTGGTCGCAAGTCCAAGAAGCAGCGCAGACAGGAGTTCGACAACCTGTCGGCTCCGACCATGAGCTCGGGTGCTCCCCGGGGTCAGGGGCAGACGGTCCGGCTCTCCCGGGGCGCCTCGCTGTCGGACTTCGCCGACAAGATCAACGCCAACCCGGGTTCGCTGGTCCAGGAGATGTTCAACCTGGGCGAGATGGTCACCGCGACCCAGTCCTGCTCTGACGACACCCTGCTGCTGCTGGGTGAGCACCTCGGCTTCAACGTGCAGATCGTCAGCCCGGAGGACGAGGATCGCGAGCTGCTCGCGCAGTTCAACATCGACCTCGACGCCGAGGTCGCGGAGGACCGCCTGGTCAGCCGTGCGCCGGTGGTGACCGTCATGGGTCACGTCGACCACGGTAAGACCAAGCTGCTCGACGCGATCCGTAAGGCGAACGTGGTGGCCGGCGAGGCCGGTGGCATCACCCAGCACATCGGCGCCTACCAGGTCCACGTCCCGCACGAGGGCGAGGACCGGGCGGTCACCTTCATCGACACCCCGGGTCACGAGGCGTTCACCGCCATGCGTGCCCGTGGTGCCCAGGTCACGGACATCGTGATCCTGGTGGTGGCGGCCGACGACGGCGTGATGCCGCAGACCATCGAGGCGCTCAACCACGCCAAGGCGGCGGAAGTGCCGATCGTGGTCGCGGTCAACAAGGTCGACAAGCCGGAGGCCAACCCGGACAAGGTCCGCCAGCAGCTGACCGAGTACGGCCTGGTCGCCGAGGAGTACGGCGGCGACACCATGTTCGTCAACGTGGCCGCGAAGCCCGGCATCGGCATCGAGGAACTCCTCGAAGCGGTGCTGCTCACCGCCGACGCGTCGCTGGAGCTGACCGCTCCGATCGACGGGCCAGCGCAGGGTGTGGCCATCGAGGCGCACCTGGACAAGGGCCGTGGTGCGGTGGCTACCGTGCTGGTGCAGAAGGGCACCCTGCGGGCGGGCGACTCGATCGTCGCCGGTGGGGCGCACGGCCGGGTCCGGGCGATGCTCGACGAGAACGGCAACCAGCTCACCGAGGCCGGTCCGGCGCGTCCGGTCATGGTTCTCGGCCTGACCGCGGTGCCGGGTGCGGGCGACACCTTCCTGGCTGCGGCGGACGACCGTACGGTGCGGCAGATCGCCGAGCAGCGCCAGGCGCGGCGGCGGGCGGCGTCCTTCGCCAACTCCCGTGGCCGGGCCACCCTCGAGACGCTCATGGAGCAGCTCAAGGAGGGCGAGAAGACCTCGCTCAACCTCATCCTCAAGGGTGACGTCTCCGGTTCGGTGGAGGCCCTGGAGGACGCGCTGTTCAACCTCGACATCCCCGAGGAGGTCCAGCTCAAGGTCCTCGACCGGGGCGTCGGCGCGATCACGGAGAGCAATGTCATGCTCGCCAGCGCCTCGTCCGAGCCGGTCACGATCATCGGCTTCAACGTGCGGGCCTCGAACAAGGTCCGCGAGATGGCCGACCGCGAGGGCGTGGAGATCCGGTACTACACCGTCATCTACCAGGCCATCGAGGAGATCGAGGCGGCGCTCAAGGGCCTGCTCAAGCCGGAGTACGAGGAGGTCGAGCTGGGCACCGCGGAGATCCGCGACGTCTTCCGCTCGTCCAAGATCGGCAACATCTCCGGTTGCATCGTCCGGTCGGGTGTCATCCGGCGCAACGCGAAGGCGCGCCTGCTGCGCGACGGCGCGGTCGTGGCGGACAACCTCACGATCAGCTCGCTCAAGCGGTTCAAGGACGACGCGACCGAGGTCCGCGAGGGCTTCGAGTGCGGTCTGACTCTGGGTGGTTACAACAACGTCCAGGTCGGCGACGTGATCGAGACCTTCGAGATGCGGGAGAAGGTTCGCGCCTGA
- a CDS encoding YlxR family protein — protein sequence MALPAAPEPIRSGNRAARSRAARGRLPPVARRARPERTCVGCRRRAPANELLRIVAIDDEAGYSLRPDPTRRLPGRGANMHPDPACFAQAVRRRAFGRALRLAGAPDDGALAEYLTRQPPRPVTRPGEGR from the coding sequence GTGGCTCTGCCGGCCGCCCCGGAGCCGATCAGGTCCGGGAACCGGGCGGCGCGGTCTCGGGCAGCTAGGGGTAGACTTCCACCAGTGGCACGACGCGCGCGGCCGGAGCGCACCTGTGTGGGTTGCCGACGGCGTGCGCCGGCCAATGAGTTACTGCGGATCGTCGCGATCGATGACGAGGCTGGCTACAGCCTCCGGCCCGATCCGACCCGCAGACTGCCGGGTCGGGGAGCGAACATGCACCCGGATCCGGCCTGCTTCGCGCAGGCAGTGCGGCGCCGCGCCTTCGGGCGTGCGCTGCGCCTCGCCGGGGCTCCCGATGACGGAGCCCTCGCGGAGTACCTGACGCGTCAACCACCACGTCCGGTCACCCGACCGGGCGAGGGTCGCTAG
- a CDS encoding DUF503 domain-containing protein, whose product MYTATAVFDLLLPGDSRSLKAKRSYVRPIVAALRRFEVSAAEVGALDLHGRAEIGVAVVAAEPAHAREVLDSCERLVAGRPEIELLSVRRRLHGEED is encoded by the coding sequence ATGTATACCGCTACCGCAGTATTCGACCTGCTGCTGCCGGGGGACTCCCGGTCGCTGAAGGCCAAGAGATCCTACGTACGGCCGATCGTGGCGGCGCTGCGCCGCTTCGAGGTCTCGGCCGCCGAGGTGGGCGCGCTCGACCTGCACGGGCGAGCGGAGATAGGGGTGGCCGTGGTGGCCGCCGAGCCGGCCCACGCCCGTGAGGTGCTCGACTCCTGCGAACGGCTGGTGGCCGGTCGGCCGGAGATCGAACTGCTGTCGGTGCGTCGCCGACTACACGGCGAGGAGGACTGA